Within Bdellovibrionales bacterium, the genomic segment AATAAGACACGGCAAGACAAAAGCCGACCGAAAAAGAGCAAAGTCTTTTTGTTGATCATTATCCTAATCAAAAATTAAACAATGCGTTATTTCTGTGGAGTAAGATCTAGGGTTTTAGAAGTTTTGCAACGGCACGCGTACTGTCCGATGTCGCAGTCGATGACTCCTGATTTTGATCTTGTATGGCTTGATAGACTTCTTCTCTGTGAATTTTTGTGTCTTTGGGTGCTTCGATCCCAAGTCGCACTTGCTTGCCTTTGATCTGAACGACGCGGATTTTGATATGATCATCTATCGCAATGCATTCGCCTAATTTTCGAGTCAGAACCAACATGGGTCAG encodes:
- the csrA gene encoding carbon storage regulator CsrA yields the protein MLVLTRKLGECIAIDDHIKIRVVQIKGKQVRLGIEAPKDTKIHREEVYQAIQDQNQESSTATSDSTRAVAKLLKP